From a single Streptomyces sp. 1331.2 genomic region:
- a CDS encoding putative bifunctional diguanylate cyclase/phosphodiesterase, translated as MTAPARRGPLGRIRESRTLPGLALGALCLAYALGAAAGWGSRQLAVFMGDFGLAAAALAAALSCLVYGCAVGGHARPAWLLFGLSSLMVAMGNGTWGWYELVVRTPLPRDSLAEYAFLLFAPLAITGVLVLAQRPRSAAGWLCLLLDGWLIAGSLFTLSWSLALGRIAAGEGGSPLRLALNLAYPVLDILLVSLVVGLRFGGRDGNRAAVHTAMLALAVTVMCDALFTSPELRSSYHSGELLDAGWFSGSLLLAWAPWSPRWRRPLREHPSAGGLPRRRVATTFSALTPYAAAAVCTAGILYNALGGRELDRVVAAAACTVGLALILRQGVMLLDNLSLAQELAHKEAHFRSLVQGSSDVIMIAGANGVLSYVSPAALGVYGRDPEELVGGNLLDLVHPEDVDRVLSEVRRYLARVRLAAHRDPRTAEPSARVECRISSGGGEWLHVESTVSRHRDGLLLNSRDVTERVMLQAQLQHNAFHDPLTDLPNRALFTQRLRAALGTRGQQDGTGAGIAVLFLDLDGFKAVNDTAGHQVGDELLVQAARRLQGAVRCGDTVARFGGDEFAALVCGPLGRLQVQELAERLRVALSEPYWIGGTELGVAASIGIAFGTPERGPAADPRAAADELMRNADLAMYRAKSEGKGRVVLYAPAMRADLERRSELEERLRLAVREGGFTLLHQPVVDLADGTVSGVEAQARWRSAGGLLLTPAEFLRSAEHGDAATRFSRWLIHEAVVAAAARRGLGRAGRGPAGPVPVAVRLSTERLCSPGLYETVAAALRDSGLPAGELVIEVARMGSDALADELGRRLAALRRLGVSTWLAGYGAGSGSLGALARLPLDGLKLDRTLVQDLGESSLARTLAGHALRLGRDLGMATAAEGVDLPRQVSVLGELGCGQAQGSAFAPPLDEPRLRRALARRGYPLPTPLGPLAARRSHQAADTRTSGRTDPAPGRGVHHHGGADLPEHPAVSGPAGGPHGETVIPPA; from the coding sequence ATGACCGCGCCCGCCCGGCGCGGCCCGCTGGGTCGGATCCGGGAGAGCCGCACGCTGCCCGGCCTCGCCCTTGGCGCGCTTTGCCTGGCCTACGCCCTGGGCGCCGCGGCCGGCTGGGGGTCCCGCCAACTCGCCGTCTTCATGGGTGACTTCGGCCTGGCTGCGGCCGCCCTCGCGGCTGCCCTGTCCTGTCTGGTGTACGGCTGCGCCGTCGGCGGCCACGCCCGCCCGGCCTGGCTGCTGTTCGGCCTCTCCTCGCTCATGGTCGCCATGGGCAACGGCACCTGGGGCTGGTACGAACTGGTCGTCCGCACCCCGCTGCCCCGGGACTCGCTCGCCGAGTACGCCTTCCTGCTGTTCGCCCCGCTCGCCATCACCGGGGTCCTGGTGCTCGCCCAGCGCCCGCGCTCGGCGGCCGGCTGGCTCTGCCTGCTGCTCGACGGCTGGCTGATCGCCGGCTCGCTGTTCACCCTCAGCTGGAGCCTGGCGCTCGGCCGGATCGCGGCCGGCGAGGGCGGCTCCCCGCTTCGCCTGGCCCTCAACCTGGCCTACCCGGTGCTGGACATCCTGCTGGTCAGCCTGGTGGTCGGGCTGCGCTTCGGCGGTCGGGACGGCAACCGGGCGGCGGTGCACACCGCGATGCTGGCGCTCGCCGTCACCGTCATGTGCGACGCCCTGTTCACCTCCCCGGAGCTGCGCAGCAGCTACCACTCGGGCGAACTGCTGGACGCCGGCTGGTTCTCCGGCAGTCTGCTGTTGGCCTGGGCGCCCTGGTCGCCGCGCTGGCGGCGCCCGCTGCGCGAGCACCCCTCGGCCGGCGGCCTGCCGCGCCGCCGGGTGGCCACCACCTTCAGCGCGCTCACCCCGTACGCGGCCGCCGCGGTCTGCACCGCCGGCATCCTCTACAACGCCCTCGGCGGGCGCGAGTTGGACCGCGTGGTGGCCGCGGCCGCCTGCACCGTCGGGCTGGCACTGATCCTCAGGCAAGGCGTGATGCTGCTCGACAACCTGTCGCTGGCCCAGGAACTCGCCCACAAGGAGGCGCACTTCCGTTCCCTGGTGCAGGGCTCCAGCGACGTCATCATGATCGCCGGTGCCAACGGCGTGCTCTCCTACGTCTCCCCGGCCGCGCTCGGCGTCTACGGGCGGGACCCGGAGGAGCTCGTCGGCGGCAACCTGCTGGACCTGGTCCACCCCGAGGACGTGGACCGGGTGCTCTCCGAGGTCCGCCGCTACCTCGCCAGGGTCCGGCTCGCCGCCCACCGCGACCCGCGCACCGCCGAGCCCTCGGCCCGGGTGGAGTGCCGGATCAGCTCCGGCGGCGGGGAGTGGCTGCACGTCGAGTCCACCGTCAGCCGGCACCGTGACGGCCTGCTGCTCAACAGTCGGGACGTCACCGAACGCGTCATGCTCCAGGCCCAGTTGCAGCACAACGCCTTCCACGACCCGCTCACCGACCTGCCCAACCGGGCGCTGTTCACCCAGCGGCTGCGGGCCGCCCTCGGCACCCGCGGCCAGCAGGACGGGACCGGAGCCGGGATCGCCGTGCTCTTCCTCGACCTGGACGGCTTCAAGGCGGTCAACGACACCGCCGGGCACCAGGTCGGCGACGAGCTGCTGGTGCAGGCCGCCCGCCGGCTGCAGGGCGCCGTCCGCTGCGGGGACACCGTCGCCCGGTTCGGCGGCGACGAGTTCGCCGCCCTGGTCTGCGGCCCGCTCGGCCGCCTCCAGGTCCAGGAACTGGCCGAGCGGCTGCGCGTCGCGCTCTCCGAGCCGTACTGGATCGGCGGCACCGAGCTCGGCGTCGCCGCCAGCATCGGCATCGCCTTCGGCACCCCCGAACGCGGCCCCGCCGCCGACCCCAGAGCCGCCGCCGACGAACTGATGCGCAACGCCGACCTCGCGATGTACCGGGCCAAGTCCGAGGGCAAGGGTCGGGTGGTGCTCTACGCCCCGGCGATGCGGGCCGACCTGGAACGCCGCAGCGAGCTGGAGGAACGGCTGCGACTCGCCGTCCGGGAGGGCGGCTTCACCCTGCTCCACCAGCCCGTGGTGGACCTTGCCGACGGCACGGTGAGCGGCGTCGAGGCACAGGCCCGCTGGCGCTCGGCGGGCGGCCTGCTGCTCACCCCGGCCGAGTTCCTGCGCTCCGCCGAGCACGGCGACGCCGCCACCCGGTTCTCCCGCTGGCTGATCCACGAGGCGGTCGTCGCGGCCGCCGCCCGGCGCGGCCTCGGCCGGGCGGGCCGCGGCCCGGCGGGGCCCGTCCCGGTGGCCGTCCGGCTCTCCACCGAGCGGCTCTGCTCACCGGGGCTGTACGAGACGGTGGCGGCCGCACTGCGCGACAGCGGGCTGCCGGCCGGCGAGTTGGTGATCGAGGTGGCCAGGATGGGCTCGGACGCGCTCGCCGACGAACTCGGCCGCCGGCTGGCCGCGCTGCGCCGGCTCGGCGTCTCCACCTGGCTGGCCGGCTACGGCGCCGGCAGCGGCTCGCTCGGCGCCCTCGCCCGGCTGCCCCTGGACGGCCTCAAGCTGGACCGCACCCTGGTCCAGGACCTCGGCGAGTCCTCGCTCGCCCGCACCCTCGCCGGGCACGCCCTGCGGCTCGGCCGCGACCTCGGGATGGCCACCGCCGCCGAGGGGGTGGACCTGCCCCGGCAGGTCTCCGTCCTGGGCGAACTCGGCTGCGGCCAGGCCCAGGGCTCCGCCTTCGCCCCGCCGCTGGACGAGCCCAGGCTGCGCCGTGCGCTGGCCCGCCGCGGCTACCCGCTGCCGACCCCGCTCGGCCCGCTCGCCGCCCGCCGGTCCCACCAGGCCGCCGACACCCGGACGAGTGGCCGCACGGACCCCGCCCCGGGACGTGGCGTACATCACCACGGCGGCGCTGACCTGCCCGAACACCCGGCCGTCAGTGGTCCGGCCGGGGGTCCGCATGGCGAGACGGTCATCCCACCTGCTTGA
- the ilvN gene encoding acetolactate synthase small subunit, with the protein MSKHTLSVLVENKPGVLARIAALFSRRGFNIDSLAVGPTEHPDVSRMTIVVNVEDLPLEQVTKQLNKLVNVIKIVELDQAAAIQRELVLVKVRADNETRSQIVEIVQLFRAKTVDVSPEAVTIEATGSSDKLEAMLRMLEPYGIKELVQSGLVAIGRGARSITDRSLRALDRSA; encoded by the coding sequence ATGTCCAAGCACACCCTCTCCGTCCTGGTCGAGAACAAGCCCGGCGTGCTCGCCCGCATCGCCGCACTGTTCTCCCGTCGGGGCTTCAACATCGACTCCCTCGCCGTCGGCCCGACCGAGCATCCGGACGTCTCCCGGATGACGATCGTGGTCAACGTCGAGGACCTCCCGCTGGAACAGGTCACCAAGCAGCTCAACAAGCTCGTGAACGTGATAAAGATCGTCGAACTCGACCAGGCCGCTGCGATCCAGCGGGAACTGGTCCTGGTGAAGGTCCGCGCCGACAACGAGACCCGGTCGCAGATCGTCGAGATCGTCCAGCTGTTCCGCGCCAAGACCGTCGACGTGTCGCCCGAAGCGGTGACCATCGAGGCCACCGGCAGCTCGGACAAGCTGGAGGCCATGCTCCGGATGCTGGAGCCTTACGGCATCAAGGAGTTGGTCCAGTCCGGCCTGGTCGCCATCGGCCGCGGCGCCCGTTCGATCACGGACCGGTCGCTGCGCGCCCTCGACCGCAGCGCGTGA
- a CDS encoding helix-turn-helix transcriptional regulator codes for MQQISVSPVFVGRGSEITELTDALRRAGAGSPQAVLIGGEAGVGKTRLLEEFLQRAADGGAVISLGSCLEVGAEGLPYAPLAAALRRLHRSLGAELEAAAAGSEGHLSRLLSELGEADGEPNDEYSRAQLFEHTARLFERLGAERTLVLAVEDLHWSDRSTRELLAFLVRTLHRSRVLLVATYRSDDLHRRHPLRPFLAELERLRTVQRLELERFDRREVAAQLAGILGTATPDRQLVDRIHRRSEGNPFFVEELATAFDDGCGAGLTDSLRDILLVRVEGLDEDAQRVVRIAAEGGSHVEHALLAAVLADDEEALIEALRSAVGANILRPDTEGEGYRFRHALVREAVSDDLLPGERHRINRKFALAVEARPQLVPADALPARLANYWYHAHDPARALPTALDAARAARRRNAFAEQLGMLERALELWDMVTEEVLAHTLRPYDWAETYPPGSCDHSAADEECDRIQLEDVLAEAVVAARRCGDRERGLSLAKRGLRLVDETVHPVRAAWFRINRARILGSLRRSGDEEEIAHALRLVEHLPPSAVQAEVLGLGAGSAMLKKPGPEHLELAERAIRIAEQVGAHAVEVHARMTLGGLRYDVHGDAEGGLAELAGAVERARRLGVPDVLLRGINNLASMQRGLGRSEDAVRLAREGLEFADGNGLLRNIGAILTGNLVEALIDLGRVREAAEVLDAFELGSLSGSHAEFLDRMRGELALLEGDLATAATMLAQARAANRVGQVQHSVPISRLAVRLAALGGRPLEARAELLAALAEDGRLGYESDVYPLLAEAVGVEADSRGLPEAEEGRAAVLAAVATAAAELRPRAPLHHGWARLLEAELARAEGADTPGKWAAAIEALRPTGLPYPLALALLRAGEAEVQAGRREAAAELLREAAELATVRGDRMLAAQIASLAERAGLNLAPGERTAAKEAPAPLAGDSFNLTPRERDVLRLLARGWTNRQIAEELYISPKTASVHVSNILGKLAVGGRGEAAALAHRLRLFPDDLAPSGR; via the coding sequence ATGCAGCAGATATCGGTCAGCCCCGTCTTCGTCGGCCGTGGCAGCGAGATCACCGAACTGACCGACGCGCTGCGCCGGGCGGGCGCCGGCAGCCCGCAGGCCGTCCTGATCGGCGGCGAGGCCGGCGTCGGCAAGACCCGGCTGCTGGAGGAGTTCCTGCAGCGCGCCGCCGACGGGGGAGCGGTCATCTCGCTCGGCAGCTGTCTGGAGGTCGGCGCCGAGGGCCTGCCGTACGCGCCGCTGGCCGCCGCGCTGCGCCGGCTGCACCGCTCGTTGGGCGCCGAGCTGGAGGCCGCCGCGGCCGGCAGCGAGGGCCATCTCTCCCGACTGCTCTCCGAGTTGGGCGAGGCCGACGGCGAACCGAACGACGAGTACAGCCGGGCCCAGCTGTTCGAGCACACCGCGAGGCTGTTCGAACGGCTCGGCGCGGAGCGTACCCTCGTCCTCGCCGTCGAGGACCTGCACTGGTCCGACCGCTCCACCCGCGAACTGCTCGCCTTCCTGGTGCGCACCCTGCACCGCTCCCGGGTGCTGCTGGTCGCCACCTACCGCAGCGACGACCTGCACCGTCGCCACCCGCTGCGCCCCTTCCTCGCCGAGCTCGAACGGCTGCGCACCGTCCAGCGGTTGGAGCTGGAGCGGTTCGACCGCCGCGAGGTGGCCGCCCAGCTGGCCGGCATCCTGGGCACCGCCACCCCCGACCGCCAGCTGGTGGACCGGATCCACCGCCGCTCGGAGGGCAACCCCTTCTTCGTCGAGGAGCTGGCCACCGCCTTCGACGACGGCTGCGGCGCCGGGTTGACCGACTCGCTGCGGGACATCCTGCTGGTGCGGGTCGAGGGTCTGGACGAGGACGCCCAGCGGGTGGTGCGGATTGCCGCCGAGGGCGGCTCGCACGTCGAACACGCCCTGCTGGCCGCCGTCCTGGCCGACGACGAGGAGGCGCTGATCGAGGCGCTGCGCTCGGCCGTCGGCGCCAACATCCTGCGCCCGGACACCGAGGGCGAGGGCTACCGGTTCCGGCACGCGCTGGTCCGCGAGGCGGTCTCGGACGACCTGCTGCCCGGCGAACGGCACCGGATCAACCGCAAGTTCGCGCTCGCCGTGGAGGCCCGGCCGCAGCTCGTGCCCGCCGACGCGCTGCCCGCCCGGTTGGCCAACTACTGGTACCACGCGCACGATCCGGCCCGCGCCCTGCCGACCGCCCTGGACGCCGCCCGCGCGGCCCGCCGGCGCAACGCCTTCGCCGAGCAGCTGGGCATGCTGGAGCGCGCCCTGGAGCTGTGGGACATGGTCACCGAGGAGGTGCTGGCGCACACCCTGCGCCCGTACGACTGGGCCGAGACCTACCCGCCGGGCTCCTGCGACCACAGCGCCGCCGACGAGGAGTGCGACCGGATCCAGCTGGAGGACGTGCTGGCCGAGGCGGTGGTCGCGGCCCGCCGCTGCGGGGACCGCGAGCGCGGCCTGAGCCTGGCCAAGCGCGGGCTGCGGCTGGTCGACGAGACGGTGCACCCGGTGCGCGCGGCCTGGTTCCGGATCAACCGGGCCCGGATCCTGGGCAGTCTGCGCCGCTCCGGGGACGAGGAGGAGATCGCTCACGCGCTGCGGCTGGTGGAGCACCTGCCGCCGTCCGCCGTGCAGGCCGAGGTGCTCGGGCTCGGCGCCGGCTCGGCGATGCTCAAGAAGCCCGGGCCCGAGCACCTCGAACTCGCCGAGCGGGCGATCAGGATCGCCGAGCAGGTTGGCGCGCACGCGGTCGAGGTGCACGCCCGGATGACCCTCGGCGGGCTGCGTTACGACGTCCACGGGGACGCCGAGGGCGGGCTGGCCGAGCTCGCCGGGGCGGTCGAGCGGGCCCGCCGGCTGGGCGTGCCCGACGTGCTGCTGCGCGGCATCAACAACCTGGCCAGCATGCAGCGCGGGCTGGGCCGGTCCGAGGACGCCGTCCGACTGGCCCGCGAGGGCCTGGAGTTCGCCGACGGCAACGGCCTGCTGCGCAACATCGGCGCCATCCTGACCGGCAACCTGGTCGAGGCGCTGATCGACCTCGGGCGGGTCCGGGAGGCCGCCGAGGTGCTCGACGCCTTCGAGCTGGGCAGCCTGAGCGGCAGCCACGCCGAGTTCCTGGACCGGATGCGCGGCGAACTCGCCCTGCTGGAGGGGGACCTGGCCACCGCGGCGACCATGCTGGCGCAGGCCCGCGCGGCCAACCGGGTCGGCCAGGTCCAGCACAGCGTGCCGATCAGCCGGCTCGCGGTGCGGCTCGCCGCGCTCGGCGGCCGGCCGCTGGAGGCCCGGGCCGAACTGCTCGCCGCGCTGGCGGAGGACGGCCGGCTCGGCTACGAGTCCGACGTCTACCCGCTGCTGGCCGAGGCCGTCGGCGTGGAGGCGGACAGCCGGGGCCTGCCGGAGGCCGAGGAGGGCCGGGCCGCGGTGCTGGCCGCGGTCGCCACGGCCGCCGCCGAGCTGCGGCCCCGGGCGCCGCTGCACCACGGCTGGGCCCGGCTGCTGGAGGCCGAACTGGCCCGCGCCGAGGGCGCCGACACCCCCGGGAAGTGGGCCGCCGCGATCGAGGCACTGCGGCCGACCGGCCTGCCGTACCCGCTGGCGCTCGCCCTGCTGCGGGCCGGCGAGGCCGAGGTGCAGGCCGGTCGGCGCGAGGCCGCGGCCGAACTCCTGCGCGAGGCAGCCGAACTGGCGACCGTACGGGGTGACCGGATGCTGGCGGCGCAGATCGCGAGCCTGGCCGAGCGGGCCGGGCTGAACCTCGCTCCCGGTGAGCGGACGGCCGCCAAGGAGGCGCCGGCGCCGCTCGCCGGGGACTCCTTCAACCTCACCCCCCGTGAGCGGGACGTGCTCCGGCTGCTCGCGCGCGGCTGGACCAACCGGCAGATCGCCGAAGAACTGTACATCTCTCCGAAGACCGCGAGCGTGCACGTGTCCAACATCCTGGGCAAGCTCGCGGTCGGCGGCCGGGGCGAGGCGGCCGCGCTGGCCCACCGGCTGCGGCTGTTCCCCGACGATCTGGCCCCGTCCGGCCGTTGA
- the serA gene encoding phosphoglycerate dehydrogenase: MTSKTAVVLIAEELSPATVDALGPDFEIRHCNGADRNELLTAIADVDAILIRSATKVDAEALAVARKLKVVARAGVGLDNVDVAAATKAGVMVVNAPTSNIVTAAELACGLLISVARNIAPANAALKQGEWKRNKYTGVELSEKTLGVVGLGRIGVLVAQRMSAFGMKIVAYDPYIQAARAAQMGVKLVTLEELLEVSDFITVHLPKTPETIGLIGDEALHKVKPTVRIVNAARGGIVDEEALAAALREGRVAGAGLDVYAKEPCTDSPLFAFDNVVATPHLGASTDEAQEKAGIAVARSVRLALAGELVPDAVNVQGGVIAEDVRPGLPLAEKLGRIFTALAGEVAVRLDVEVRGEITQHDVKVLELSALKGVFEDVVAETVSYVNAPLFAQERGVEVRLTTSSESPEHRNVITVRGTLADGEEIAISGTLAGPKQIQKIVGVDAFDVDVALTDHMAFFKYEDRPGVVGVLGRHLGDAGINIAGMQVARDGGGALASLTVDSEIPQDVLSAIAAEIGARFARSVDLG; this comes from the coding sequence GTGACATCCAAGACCGCCGTCGTTCTGATCGCCGAAGAACTGTCGCCCGCCACCGTCGACGCCCTCGGTCCGGACTTCGAGATCCGCCACTGCAACGGTGCCGACCGCAACGAGCTGCTCACCGCGATCGCCGACGTCGACGCGATCCTGATCCGCTCCGCCACCAAGGTCGACGCGGAGGCGCTGGCCGTCGCCCGCAAGCTCAAGGTGGTCGCCCGGGCCGGCGTCGGCCTGGACAACGTGGACGTCGCCGCCGCCACCAAGGCCGGCGTGATGGTGGTCAACGCGCCGACCTCCAACATCGTCACCGCCGCCGAACTCGCCTGCGGCCTGCTGATCTCCGTCGCCCGCAACATCGCGCCGGCCAACGCCGCGCTCAAGCAGGGCGAGTGGAAGCGCAACAAGTACACCGGCGTCGAGCTGAGCGAGAAGACCCTCGGCGTCGTCGGCCTGGGCCGGATCGGCGTGCTGGTCGCCCAGCGGATGTCCGCGTTCGGCATGAAGATCGTCGCGTACGACCCCTACATCCAGGCCGCCCGCGCCGCCCAGATGGGCGTCAAGCTGGTCACCCTGGAGGAGCTGCTGGAGGTCTCGGACTTCATCACCGTCCACCTCCCCAAGACCCCCGAGACCATCGGCCTGATCGGCGACGAGGCGCTGCACAAGGTCAAGCCGACCGTACGCATCGTCAACGCCGCCCGCGGCGGCATCGTGGACGAGGAGGCGCTGGCCGCCGCGCTGCGCGAGGGCCGGGTGGCCGGCGCGGGCCTGGACGTGTACGCCAAGGAGCCGTGCACCGACTCCCCGCTGTTCGCCTTCGACAACGTGGTCGCCACCCCGCACCTGGGCGCCTCCACCGACGAGGCGCAGGAGAAGGCCGGCATCGCGGTCGCCAGGTCGGTGCGCCTCGCGCTGGCCGGCGAGCTGGTACCGGACGCCGTCAACGTCCAGGGCGGCGTGATCGCCGAGGACGTCCGCCCGGGCCTGCCGCTGGCCGAGAAGCTCGGCCGGATCTTCACCGCGCTGGCCGGCGAGGTCGCCGTCCGGCTCGACGTGGAGGTCCGCGGCGAGATCACCCAGCACGACGTCAAGGTGCTCGAACTGTCCGCGCTGAAGGGCGTCTTCGAGGATGTGGTGGCGGAGACGGTGTCCTACGTCAACGCCCCGCTGTTCGCCCAGGAGCGCGGCGTCGAGGTCCGCCTGACCACCTCCAGCGAGAGCCCCGAGCACCGCAACGTGATCACCGTGCGCGGCACGCTGGCGGACGGCGAGGAGATCGCCATCTCCGGCACGCTGGCCGGCCCCAAGCAGATCCAGAAGATCGTCGGCGTGGACGCCTTCGACGTGGACGTGGCGCTCACCGACCACATGGCCTTCTTCAAGTACGAGGACCGCCCCGGAGTGGTCGGCGTGCTCGGCCGCCACCTCGGCGACGCGGGCATCAACATCGCCGGCATGCAGGTCGCCCGGGACGGCGGCGGCGCGCTGGCCTCCCTCACCGTGGACAGCGAGATCCCGCAGGACGTCCTGTCGGCGATCGCCGCCGAGATCGGCGCCCGTTTCGCGCGCTCCGTCGACCTGGGTTGA
- the ilvC gene encoding ketol-acid reductoisomerase gives MAELFYEDDADLSIIQGRKVAVIGYGSQGHAHALSLRDSGADVRVGLKPESKSRAKAEEAGLRVVTPAEAAAEADVIMILVPDPIQADVYEADIAPHLKAGDALFFGHGLNIRFGFIKPPADVDVCMVAPKGPGHLVRRQYEEGRGVPAIVAVEQDASGNAFALALSYAKGLGATKAGVIKTTFTEETETDLFGEQAVLCGGTAALVKAGFETLVEAGYQPEIAYFECLHELKLIVDLMYEGGLEKMRWSVSETAEWGDYVTGPRIITDATKAEMKKVLAEIQDGTFANTWIAEYKAGLPKYNEYKKADEDHLLETTGKKLRSLMSWVNEKA, from the coding sequence GTGGCCGAGCTGTTCTACGAAGACGACGCCGACCTGTCCATCATCCAGGGCCGCAAGGTCGCGGTCATCGGCTACGGCAGCCAGGGCCACGCCCACGCGCTGTCCCTGCGCGACTCCGGCGCCGACGTCCGGGTCGGCCTGAAGCCGGAGTCCAAGTCCCGTGCCAAGGCGGAGGAGGCCGGCCTGCGCGTCGTCACCCCGGCCGAGGCCGCGGCCGAGGCCGACGTCATCATGATCCTGGTCCCGGACCCGATCCAGGCCGACGTCTACGAGGCCGACATCGCCCCGCACCTGAAGGCCGGCGACGCCCTGTTCTTCGGCCACGGCCTGAACATCCGCTTCGGCTTCATCAAGCCCCCGGCGGACGTCGACGTCTGCATGGTCGCCCCGAAGGGCCCGGGCCACCTGGTCCGCCGCCAGTACGAGGAGGGCCGCGGCGTCCCGGCGATCGTCGCGGTCGAGCAGGACGCCTCGGGCAACGCCTTCGCCCTGGCGCTGTCGTACGCCAAGGGCCTGGGCGCCACCAAGGCCGGCGTCATCAAGACCACCTTCACCGAGGAGACCGAGACCGACCTGTTCGGCGAGCAGGCCGTCCTCTGCGGTGGCACCGCCGCCCTGGTCAAGGCCGGGTTCGAGACCCTGGTCGAGGCCGGCTACCAGCCGGAGATCGCCTACTTCGAGTGCCTGCACGAGCTGAAGCTCATCGTCGACCTGATGTACGAGGGCGGCCTGGAGAAGATGCGCTGGTCGGTCTCCGAGACCGCCGAGTGGGGCGACTACGTCACCGGCCCGCGGATCATCACCGACGCCACCAAGGCCGAGATGAAGAAGGTCCTCGCGGAGATCCAGGACGGCACCTTCGCCAACACCTGGATCGCCGAGTACAAGGCCGGCCTGCCCAAGTACAACGAGTACAAGAAGGCCGACGAGGACCACCTGCTGGAGACCACCGGCAAGAAGCTGCGCTCGCTGATGAGCTGGGTCAACGAGAAGGCCTGA
- a CDS encoding acetolactate synthase large subunit, giving the protein MTEHAASPRRGDNPAANAPQHVVETMTGAQSLIRSLEAVGADTVFGIPGGAILPAYDPLMDSAKVRHILVRHEQGAGHAATGYAQATGRVGVCMATSGPGATNLVTPIADAYMDSVPMVAITGQVASKAIGTDAFQEADICGITMPITKHNYLVTDPAEIPRVIAEAFHIAATGRPGPVLVDIAKDALQATTTFRWPVEASLPGYRPVTKPHAKQIREAAKMLVGAKRPVLYVGGGVIKAQATAELRILAELTGAPVVTTLMALGAFPDSHPQHLGMPGMHGSVPAVTALQKSDLLFTLGARFDDRVTGKLDGFAPNAKVVHADIDPAEIGKNRPADVPIVGDAREVLADLIVAVQAEFDAGHKGDYAEWWEKLDEWKKTYPLGYEPAPEGRLSPQQVIERIGKLVGPEAIYAAGVGQHQMWSSQFIRFEKPGTWLNSGGAGTMGYAVPAAMGAKAGRPESTVWAIDGDGCFQMTNQELVTCALNDIPIKVAVINNGSLGMVRQWQTLFYNQRYSNTVLHSGPDHDGIEPPAQGTRIPDFVLLSEAMGCVGLRCERPEDLDAVIKQAMEINDRPVVIDFIVHQDAMVWPMVAAGTSNDEIQFAKGVRPDFGDDLD; this is encoded by the coding sequence ATGACCGAGCACGCCGCATCCCCCCGCCGTGGGGACAACCCGGCCGCCAACGCTCCCCAGCACGTCGTCGAGACCATGACCGGCGCCCAGTCGCTCATCCGCTCGCTGGAGGCCGTAGGCGCGGACACCGTCTTCGGCATCCCGGGCGGGGCCATCCTTCCCGCGTACGACCCGCTGATGGACTCCGCCAAGGTGCGCCACATCCTGGTCCGGCACGAGCAGGGCGCCGGCCACGCCGCCACCGGCTACGCCCAGGCCACCGGCCGGGTCGGGGTCTGCATGGCGACCTCCGGCCCGGGCGCGACCAACCTGGTCACCCCGATCGCCGACGCCTACATGGACTCCGTGCCGATGGTCGCGATCACCGGCCAGGTCGCCTCCAAGGCGATCGGCACCGACGCCTTCCAGGAGGCGGACATCTGCGGCATCACGATGCCGATCACCAAGCACAACTACCTGGTCACCGACCCGGCCGAGATCCCCCGGGTGATCGCCGAGGCCTTCCACATCGCCGCCACCGGCCGCCCCGGCCCGGTGCTGGTCGACATCGCCAAGGACGCGCTGCAGGCCACCACCACCTTCCGGTGGCCGGTCGAGGCCTCGCTGCCCGGCTACCGTCCGGTCACCAAGCCGCACGCCAAGCAGATCCGCGAGGCCGCGAAGATGCTGGTCGGCGCGAAGCGCCCGGTGCTGTACGTCGGCGGCGGCGTCATCAAGGCGCAGGCCACCGCCGAGCTGCGGATCCTCGCCGAGCTGACCGGCGCCCCCGTGGTCACCACCCTGATGGCGCTCGGCGCCTTCCCGGACAGCCACCCGCAGCACCTGGGCATGCCCGGCATGCACGGCTCCGTCCCGGCCGTCACCGCCCTGCAGAAGTCCGACCTGCTGTTCACCCTCGGCGCCCGCTTCGACGACCGCGTCACCGGCAAGCTGGACGGCTTCGCCCCCAACGCCAAGGTCGTCCACGCCGACATCGACCCGGCCGAGATCGGCAAGAACCGCCCGGCGGACGTGCCGATCGTCGGCGACGCCCGCGAGGTGCTCGCCGACCTGATCGTCGCCGTCCAGGCCGAGTTCGACGCCGGCCACAAGGGCGACTACGCCGAGTGGTGGGAGAAGCTCGACGAGTGGAAGAAGACCTACCCGCTCGGCTACGAGCCGGCGCCCGAGGGCCGCCTCTCGCCGCAGCAGGTCATCGAGCGGATCGGCAAGCTGGTCGGCCCCGAGGCGATCTACGCCGCGGGCGTGGGCCAGCACCAGATGTGGAGCTCGCAGTTCATCCGCTTCGAGAAGCCCGGCACCTGGCTCAACTCCGGCGGCGCCGGGACCATGGGCTACGCCGTCCCCGCGGCGATGGGCGCCAAGGCCGGCCGCCCGGAGAGCACGGTCTGGGCCATCGACGGCGACGGCTGCTTCCAGATGACCAACCAGGAGCTGGTCACCTGCGCCCTGAACGACATCCCGATCAAGGTCGCGGTCATCAACAACGGCTCACTGGGCATGGTCCGGCAGTGGCAGACGCTGTTCTACAACCAGCGCTACTCCAACACCGTGCTGCACTCCGGCCCGGACCACGACGGCATCGAGCCGCCGGCCCAGGGCACCCGGATCCCCGACTTCGTCCTGCTGTCCGAGGCGATGGGCTGCGTCGGCCTGCGCTGCGAGCGGCCCGAGGACCTGGACGCGGTCATCAAGCAGGCGATGGAGATCAACGACCGCCCGGTCGTCATCGACTTCATCGTCCACCAGGACGCGATGGTCTGGCCGATGGTCGCGGCCGGGACCAGCAACGACGAGATCCAGTTCGCCAAGGGCGTTCGCCCCGACTTCGGCGACGACCTCGACTGA